One window of the Terriglobales bacterium genome contains the following:
- the hisS gene encoding histidine--tRNA ligase, which yields MIKAVRGTRDLLPPETALWNFVESTARQVFRQYNFQEIRTPIFEETQLFARSVGEETDIVSKEMYTWEDRSRAASEKGQSLTLRPENTAGVVRAYIEHKLWERPGVQKLYYMGPQFRRERPQKGRYRQFYQIGAEAIGPPSAGSESPLRDAEILEMLATLLDRLGIRNWTLELNSVGSASDRPRYFQALKKALDTVVAKMCADCQRRAVTNPLRVFDCKVPEDQPVIDKLPRISDYLDDASRAHFEEVQEILKSVGVPFVINSRLVRGLDYYTRTAFEFTHGALGAQNAILGGGRYDGLSEALGGPKAPGIGFAIGEDRLVMALEASAEKTSTPPDVYIAPMTGMNREAARLARELRSQDLIVELGDESFRIKKSLETARKLGARFAAIVGENEVKTGQFALKNLQNGEQISVPRNELAQSIQSKR from the coding sequence ATGATTAAAGCCGTCCGAGGAACGCGCGACCTGCTGCCGCCGGAAACGGCCTTGTGGAATTTTGTCGAGAGTACGGCGCGCCAGGTCTTCCGGCAATACAACTTCCAGGAAATCCGCACGCCTATTTTCGAGGAGACGCAGTTGTTCGCTCGTTCCGTGGGTGAAGAGACGGACATAGTTTCCAAAGAGATGTACACCTGGGAAGACCGCAGCCGAGCGGCCAGCGAAAAAGGCCAGTCACTGACCTTGCGTCCGGAAAACACAGCCGGGGTGGTGCGCGCCTACATCGAGCACAAACTCTGGGAGAGGCCGGGGGTGCAGAAGCTGTATTACATGGGGCCGCAATTCCGGAGGGAGCGTCCCCAGAAAGGGCGTTACCGGCAGTTTTATCAAATTGGCGCGGAGGCAATCGGGCCACCTTCGGCGGGCAGTGAGTCGCCGTTGCGCGACGCCGAAATTCTGGAGATGCTCGCGACCCTTCTCGACCGGCTTGGCATCCGCAACTGGACGCTGGAGTTGAACTCGGTGGGCTCAGCCAGCGATCGGCCGCGCTACTTCCAAGCGCTCAAAAAGGCGCTCGACACGGTGGTGGCGAAGATGTGCGCCGACTGTCAGCGCCGGGCGGTGACCAATCCGCTGCGCGTTTTCGACTGCAAGGTGCCTGAGGACCAACCAGTCATTGACAAGCTGCCGCGGATCAGCGACTACCTTGATGACGCCAGCCGGGCCCACTTCGAAGAGGTGCAGGAAATCTTGAAATCTGTCGGCGTCCCTTTTGTGATCAACAGTCGTCTGGTGCGTGGTCTGGACTACTACACCCGTACCGCCTTCGAATTCACCCACGGCGCACTGGGCGCGCAGAATGCGATTCTGGGCGGCGGACGATATGACGGGCTCTCCGAGGCGCTGGGTGGCCCCAAAGCTCCCGGAATCGGGTTTGCCATCGGAGAGGACCGCCTGGTGATGGCGCTCGAGGCCTCAGCCGAAAAAACATCTACGCCGCCCGACGTTTACATTGCGCCGATGACGGGAATGAATCGGGAAGCAGCGCGGCTGGCCCGCGAGTTGCGCAGCCAGGACCTGATAGTTGAGCTGGGGGATGAATCCTTCCGCATCAAAAAGTCCCTCGAAACTGCACGCAAGCTGGGAGCGCGCTTCGCCGCCATTGTCGGCGAAAACGAAGTGAAAACCGGACAATTCGCCCTGAAAAATCTGCAAAATGGCGAGCAGATTTCAGTGCCGCGCAATGAGCTCGCGCAAAGCAT
- a CDS encoding zinc-ribbon domain containing protein, with protein sequence MEYQDRILKCVDCGAEFIFTAGEQLFFHDKQFKNEPKRCKPCKSKRVATLGVGMPASPGSVSSISRVETRTVCSQCGKETTVPFKPTQGRPVFCRECFQQRRTSAATA encoded by the coding sequence ATGGAATACCAGGACCGAATACTGAAATGCGTGGACTGCGGGGCGGAGTTTATCTTTACGGCTGGAGAACAACTCTTCTTTCACGACAAACAGTTCAAGAATGAACCCAAACGCTGCAAGCCTTGCAAGTCAAAGCGGGTGGCCACACTGGGTGTGGGAATGCCGGCTTCGCCAGGCTCGGTGTCGAGCATATCCCGGGTAGAAACACGCACGGTTTGCTCACAATGCGGCAAGGAGACCACTGTCCCCTTCAAGCCGACTCAGGGACGCCCGGTTTTTTGCCGCGAATGCTTCCAGCAGCGTCGCACTTCCGCGGCAACTGCGTAG
- the rpsU gene encoding 30S ribosomal protein S21: MAEVRLQEGESLENALRRFKRKVQQEDIIKEVKRHSFYLKPGEKRRAKEALARKRSRKKARKEQE; this comes from the coding sequence TTGGCAGAAGTAAGACTGCAAGAGGGTGAGTCCCTCGAGAATGCATTGCGTCGTTTTAAGCGCAAGGTTCAGCAGGAGGACATAATCAAAGAAGTCAAACGTCACTCCTTCTATCTGAAACCCGGCGAGAAACGTCGCGCCAAGGAAGCCTTGGCTCGCAAACGCAGCCGTAAAAAGGCGCGTAAGGAACAAGAGTAA
- a CDS encoding carboxypeptidase regulatory-like domain-containing protein, producing the protein MIELFVRRSSACLLVAFFLTLPLSAHAQDASTCAIRGAISDQSGARISAAEIALVNTATGVRERATSNSEGGFVFDLLPPGDYSLRVTAPGMTPQLHTGLHLEVGGALRLDVRLSIAGANESVTVSEAPAMVETQSSAVSSVIDERAISDLPLNGRRFTDLALLTPGVTQDPRGLTSASNGDLAFGGVRGFQSSFLVDGADNNNAFFAQARGRYRAPYQFSNEVVQEFRVSSNSYGAELGRAGGAVVNVVTKSGTNHIHGGAFYFLRDSGFNARPHFLDFKPSDRQHQFGFTLGGPVRRNRAFFYAGFDQHIFHLPTVVQFVSGASTVTPQAGGYPIVPPDYEPNDQSLVFAAAKGLNALAGEKRASLIGNTGFFKFDLALDSRNYLSARFNTSRYYGDNNVFFDPASPITSDAISNNGEEDVKTETATVSLTTALTSHVTSHLRLQFSRDLQQSSANSNDVLTRIYGIIDGAGRSTILPRSTNERRLHVADTLSVAHRRHSFKFGGDLLLTKIDNFFPSTFGGEYIFDNIRVNPFTFEPNVFGTKLTPLRAFAHAVPRYYIQNFGQAVSHPDTNEYAGFVQDAIRVTSRFALNLGVRYDLQTFTHAGLITNPLWPDSGKVPFNPSNIGPRAGFALSLGSRRAFVVRGGYGLFYTRIPQIYTSSVAINNGVTNTNVFLDNNKFFDRLLFPSYPAPLGDCAPSATFCAPPASIASRLTSDVSAFSADFVTPRVHQASLSVEREVANRLAIGASYLFVHGENLIRARDVNLPKPTLVSYPVFDPSGSTFLGTYTVDTFSGWQMSRSLTCHFPPCINPLLRPIARLGAINVFESAATSDYHGATLSIRRRMTSGLYFRLAYTFAHAIDNGQDALVTGTPVNVQNSASPNSERGPSVTDQRQRFVFSWIAQPQPFHREHLVLGQIFNAWKMSSVVTLGSGRPFEARIHGDANQDDNTANDRLPGVGRNAFLGPDYATTDVRLSREFPLGDRVRLVALIEGFNVLNRVNARVVTTDNGFLNSAGEFVQFSSTRGIKHFPAQYRRTTNFLHPVSAYAPRQLQGALRLVF; encoded by the coding sequence ATGATCGAACTCTTTGTTCGGCGTTCATCCGCATGCCTTCTTGTTGCATTCTTCTTGACACTTCCCCTCTCCGCTCACGCCCAGGACGCCTCAACCTGCGCCATTCGCGGCGCGATCTCCGACCAGAGCGGCGCTCGCATCTCCGCTGCTGAGATCGCACTGGTCAACACGGCCACTGGCGTACGCGAGCGCGCCACCAGCAACAGCGAGGGCGGATTTGTCTTTGACTTGCTGCCGCCGGGCGACTACTCGCTTCGGGTTACCGCTCCGGGGATGACGCCGCAATTGCACACCGGACTACACCTTGAAGTTGGTGGAGCGCTACGACTCGACGTGCGGCTGAGTATCGCCGGAGCCAATGAATCGGTTACCGTTTCCGAGGCCCCGGCCATGGTTGAGACCCAGAGCAGCGCGGTTTCATCGGTAATTGATGAGCGCGCTATTTCAGACCTGCCGTTGAATGGCCGACGTTTCACCGACCTTGCCCTGCTCACTCCCGGGGTCACGCAGGATCCACGCGGGCTCACCTCCGCCAGCAATGGCGATCTTGCTTTCGGAGGCGTCCGCGGATTTCAATCCAGTTTTTTGGTGGATGGCGCGGACAACAACAACGCATTCTTCGCGCAAGCTCGCGGCCGCTACCGGGCCCCGTATCAGTTCAGCAATGAAGTAGTGCAGGAGTTCAGGGTCTCGTCCAACTCCTACGGCGCTGAGCTTGGACGCGCAGGAGGTGCGGTCGTAAACGTGGTGACGAAGTCAGGTACCAACCACATCCACGGTGGCGCGTTCTACTTTCTGCGCGATAGCGGGTTTAACGCGCGCCCCCATTTTCTGGACTTCAAGCCGTCCGACCGGCAGCACCAATTCGGCTTTACCTTGGGAGGGCCGGTTCGACGTAACCGCGCATTTTTCTACGCCGGCTTCGATCAGCACATCTTCCATCTGCCTACGGTCGTTCAGTTTGTAAGTGGGGCCAGCACTGTAACGCCGCAAGCAGGAGGTTATCCAATTGTCCCGCCCGACTACGAACCCAACGATCAAAGTCTGGTTTTCGCGGCCGCTAAGGGGCTGAACGCGTTGGCGGGAGAAAAGCGTGCTTCCCTGATCGGCAACACGGGTTTTTTCAAATTCGACCTCGCGCTGGACTCGCGCAACTATCTCTCCGCCCGCTTCAATACCTCACGTTATTACGGCGATAACAACGTGTTTTTCGATCCCGCTAGCCCGATCACTAGCGACGCCATCAGCAATAATGGCGAAGAGGATGTAAAAACCGAGACGGCTACAGTTTCCCTAACCACCGCCCTCACATCTCACGTTACCAGTCATCTCCGCCTTCAATTCTCCCGCGATCTGCAGCAATCCAGCGCAAATTCAAATGACGTCCTTACCCGCATTTACGGGATTATCGACGGCGCCGGGCGATCCACGATCCTGCCCCGCAGCACCAATGAGCGCAGGCTGCACGTTGCCGACACCTTGAGTGTGGCGCACCGGCGACATTCCTTTAAGTTCGGCGGCGACCTGCTGCTTACCAAAATCGACAACTTCTTCCCATCCACCTTTGGTGGCGAATATATTTTCGACAACATCCGCGTCAATCCATTCACCTTCGAGCCCAATGTTTTCGGAACCAAGCTGACGCCATTGCGCGCCTTTGCTCACGCCGTGCCACGCTACTACATTCAGAATTTCGGGCAAGCCGTCTCCCATCCTGACACCAATGAATATGCTGGTTTCGTTCAGGACGCAATCCGAGTTACCAGCCGTTTTGCCTTGAATCTGGGTGTCCGCTACGACTTGCAGACCTTCACCCATGCCGGGCTGATTACCAATCCGCTGTGGCCAGACTCGGGTAAGGTCCCGTTCAATCCCTCGAACATTGGGCCGCGCGCCGGGTTTGCGCTGTCTCTCGGTAGCCGGCGTGCCTTTGTGGTCCGCGGTGGATATGGTCTGTTCTACACCCGCATTCCGCAGATCTATACCTCGAGCGTCGCCATCAATAACGGCGTCACCAATACCAACGTGTTCCTGGATAACAACAAATTCTTTGATCGCCTTCTGTTCCCCAGTTATCCCGCTCCGCTGGGAGACTGTGCTCCCAGCGCCACCTTCTGCGCACCGCCAGCCAGCATTGCCAGCCGTCTGACCAGCGATGTTTCTGCCTTCTCGGCCGATTTTGTAACGCCGCGGGTGCACCAGGCCAGCTTGAGTGTGGAACGCGAGGTGGCAAATCGTCTGGCGATTGGGGCTTCGTATCTGTTCGTCCACGGAGAAAATCTTATTCGCGCGCGCGACGTGAATTTGCCCAAACCGACGTTGGTAAGCTATCCGGTGTTCGATCCCAGCGGCTCGACTTTTCTGGGCACCTACACAGTGGACACTTTCTCCGGATGGCAAATGAGTAGATCGCTCACCTGCCACTTTCCACCCTGCATCAATCCCTTGCTGCGACCCATAGCGCGGCTGGGGGCGATCAACGTTTTTGAGAGCGCCGCCACCAGCGACTACCACGGTGCGACCTTGTCAATCCGCCGCCGAATGACCAGCGGCCTGTACTTTCGTCTGGCGTACACCTTCGCGCATGCCATTGATAACGGGCAGGACGCCCTGGTGACGGGCACTCCGGTAAACGTCCAGAACAGTGCCTCTCCCAACTCCGAGCGCGGCCCTAGCGTCACCGACCAGCGCCAGCGTTTCGTTTTCTCCTGGATTGCCCAGCCTCAGCCTTTCCATCGTGAGCATCTGGTCCTGGGCCAGATTTTTAACGCTTGGAAAATGTCGAGCGTAGTGACGCTGGGTAGCGGCCGGCCATTCGAAGCGCGGATTCACGGCGATGCCAACCAGGACGACAATACTGCCAATGACCGGCTTCCGGGTGTTGGCCGGAATGCCTTTCTCGGCCCGGACTACGCTACCACCGACGTCCGCCTGTCCCGCGAATTCCCGCTGGGCGACCGGGTGCGCCTGGTTGCTCTGATCGAAGGCTTCAATGTTTTAAATCGAGTTAATGCGAGAGTAGTTACTACGGACAACGGCTTCTTGAATTCGGCAGGAGAGTTCGTGCAATTCAGTAGCACTCGCGGAATCAAGCACTTCCCGGCACAATACCGTCGGACGACTAACTTCTTGCACCCGGTCAGCGCTTACGCGCCCCGTCAACTCCAGGGCGCGCTGCGCCTGGTGTTCTGA
- a CDS encoding gamma carbonic anhydrase family protein: protein MIRSYKGMTPQVPASAFVDDSAQLVGDVVLGENASVWMNAVLRGDVNSIRVGANSNIQDCSVLHGMKQQYSVAVGEWVTVGHSVTLHGCTIEDRCLIGMGSVILNGARIGTGSIIAAGTVIPERTVVEPYSLWMGVPGKFRKKLGEADQEVILRYARNYLEYRENYLRERRSS from the coding sequence ATGATCAGGTCCTATAAAGGCATGACCCCGCAGGTTCCGGCCAGCGCATTTGTGGACGATTCAGCGCAGTTGGTCGGCGACGTGGTGCTGGGCGAAAACGCGAGCGTATGGATGAACGCGGTGTTGCGCGGTGACGTGAACTCCATCCGGGTAGGAGCGAACTCGAACATTCAAGATTGCAGCGTGCTGCACGGCATGAAACAGCAGTACAGCGTTGCAGTTGGAGAGTGGGTGACCGTCGGGCATTCCGTCACATTGCACGGTTGCACAATTGAAGACCGCTGCCTGATCGGCATGGGATCGGTGATCTTGAACGGCGCGCGTATCGGCACCGGGTCTATCATCGCGGCTGGAACCGTTATTCCGGAGCGCACCGTGGTTGAGCCCTACTCACTGTGGATGGGTGTGCCAGGAAAATTCCGCAAGAAGTTAGGCGAGGCCGATCAGGAAGTGATCCTGCGCTACGCCAGGAACTACTTGGAGTACAGGGAAAACTATTTGCGGGAAAGAAGAAGTTCTTAG